One Spirochaeta africana DSM 8902 genomic window carries:
- the fliS gene encoding flagellar export chaperone FliS: MGYSRNALNAYKETRVRTASRGQLIVMLYDEAIRQIDAAMELLEGDSLRYDTVNEALTKAKDCITELMVSVDFEQGGEIAQNLFSLYSYFGRQILEANINKDVKLLRPVRRQLHTLREAWSEIAGRSQDGAAPSGGINVAG; encoded by the coding sequence ATGGGGTATTCCCGTAATGCACTCAACGCGTACAAGGAAACCAGGGTACGCACCGCCAGTCGCGGGCAGTTGATTGTGATGCTGTACGATGAGGCAATCCGCCAGATCGATGCCGCAATGGAACTGCTGGAAGGTGATTCGCTGCGGTACGACACCGTTAACGAGGCGCTGACCAAGGCCAAGGACTGCATCACCGAGCTGATGGTGTCGGTGGACTTCGAGCAGGGCGGTGAAATCGCACAGAATCTGTTCAGTCTGTATTCATACTTCGGCCGGCAGATTCTGGAGGCAAACATCAACAAGGATGTCAAGCTGCTGCGTCCGGTACGACGGCAGCTGCACACCCTGCGTGAGGCGTGGTCGGAGATTGCCGGGCGTTCACAGGATGGGGCCGCCCCCAGTGGTGGTATCAATGTAGCCGGTTAA
- a CDS encoding NAD(P)-dependent oxidoreductase, with protein MKPQAVFLDAATLGEDISLQPLHRAAEITIHQTTPEAEVLERCRGASVVVTNKIRFDRHRLQSLSQTLRLICLTATGYDNIDITAAREFGITVCNVRDYSTDSVAQHTLAITLSLLQHITYYAEFTASGSYSAAPAFTHFGRPWFELANKTWGIIGMGAIGRKTAAIAAALGCRVLYYSSSGQDREPRFERVELAELLQRSQVVSIHAPRTERTSGLIAAAELAQMQSDAILVNVGRGGIVDEAALATALQAGEIRGAALDVFVDEPLLPDSPLLGIDRSRLLLTPHVAWGSIEARSRVVAGVADNILAFQRGTPENTVG; from the coding sequence ATGAAACCGCAGGCTGTTTTTCTGGATGCTGCAACCCTCGGAGAAGACATATCGCTGCAGCCACTGCATCGGGCAGCCGAGATTACTATCCACCAGACTACCCCCGAGGCAGAGGTTCTGGAACGCTGCCGCGGGGCCTCGGTGGTGGTCACCAACAAGATTCGCTTCGATCGTCACCGGCTGCAGAGCCTCAGCCAGACACTGCGGCTGATCTGCCTGACCGCAACCGGCTATGACAACATCGACATCACGGCCGCCAGGGAGTTCGGTATCACCGTCTGTAATGTCCGCGACTACTCAACCGACAGTGTCGCCCAGCACACCCTGGCAATCACCCTGTCCCTGCTGCAGCATATCACCTATTACGCGGAGTTTACCGCCAGCGGCAGCTACTCCGCCGCACCGGCCTTTACCCATTTTGGCAGGCCCTGGTTCGAGCTGGCCAACAAAACCTGGGGGATAATCGGGATGGGGGCAATCGGTCGGAAAACGGCCGCCATAGCCGCCGCCCTTGGCTGTCGGGTGCTTTACTACTCCAGCTCGGGACAGGATCGCGAGCCTCGTTTTGAACGGGTCGAGTTGGCTGAGCTGCTGCAGCGCAGCCAGGTAGTCTCGATTCATGCCCCGCGCACCGAGCGAACCAGTGGGCTGATTGCCGCTGCCGAGCTTGCACAGATGCAGTCGGACGCGATCCTGGTGAATGTGGGACGTGGCGGCATCGTGGATGAGGCTGCACTTGCGACAGCACTGCAGGCCGGAGAAATTCGCGGTGCGGCCCTCGATGTATTTGTGGATGAGCCACTCCTGCCGGACTCACCTCTGCTCGGCATCGATCGTTCCAGACTGCTTCTGACCCCGCATGTCGCCTGGGGCAGCATCGAGGCTCGCAGCCGGGTAGTAGCCGGGGTAGCCGACAACATCCTGGCCTTCCAGCGCGGCACACCGGAGAATACTGTAGGCTGA
- the polA gene encoding DNA polymerase I, with product MNQDSLFILDGYSVIYRSYFAFIRNPLRNSRGQNTSAVFGFARTIMQLFQRYEPGYFAVALDSIGPTFRHDRYPPYKQTRDKTPDDLTAQIPIIEELLEALGVPQIRVEGYEADDVMATCAAVARQRDMSCYVVSGDKDLLQLVEGSVRILKPDKSGLQEMDRAGVFDAWGVYPEQILDYLSLVGDSSDNIPGVKGIGAKTAVALLERFTTLDGIYQHLDQVTSKSQQTKLADGRENAYLSRDLIRLVEDVQLPLELEELRTERLNLSRAVPILLREDIQSLAREMGWSETADTGAVAHPSHADGLVSDRAADATAPSAPGLQGELPLEEVHGPSGEPPQGHVAPDNSPGSYTLVTDMASLEEWIERARKAGVCAIDTETDSLDEMSARLVGFSLSFAAGSGCYCPLSGPNGEVLPQQEALQLLASLTGDTGVVLVLQNAKYDIKVLQNHGVPLSRVGFDTMLAAWVLDAAAGSFGMDALAERLLGYRTTKYGDIVPKGGSFAQVELETAAGYAAEDADITLRLYHQLEPQLRSRKLERIYYDIELPLIQVLAEMEMTGIQVDTGYLAQLSQELEGRLQRITDEIYEIVGYQFNINSTQQLQTVLFTERGLQPRKKTKSGYSTDVSVLQELAKEDPVPDLILQYRRLAKLKSTYVDALPKLVNPATGRIHTHYQQTGTATGRLSSKDPNLQNIPIRDDEGRKIRAAFRPRSGWVFVSADYAQIELVVLAHLSADPGLQRAFREGEDVHRSTGALIFQTAPDRVSAEQRRIAKTINFGVMYGMSAFRLSRELGIPRAEADRFIEAYFATYPGIQQFVAETVQRAEQTGRSTTLLGRERSIPAIHSRNKNEKSGAERIAVNTPIQGTAADIMKLAMLRVAEQLRAQGMQSRLLLQVHDELILECPEQEVDRLRGLLEQEMTGVMELSVPLQVSVENGDSWGAMH from the coding sequence ATGAATCAGGACAGTCTCTTTATCCTGGATGGGTACAGTGTTATCTACCGATCCTATTTCGCCTTTATCAGAAATCCGCTGCGTAACTCCCGGGGACAGAATACCTCTGCGGTATTCGGGTTTGCCCGAACCATCATGCAGCTGTTCCAGCGCTACGAACCGGGGTACTTTGCAGTTGCGCTGGACTCGATCGGGCCAACCTTCCGTCACGACCGGTATCCTCCGTACAAGCAGACGCGAGACAAAACCCCGGATGACCTTACGGCGCAAATACCGATTATCGAAGAACTGCTGGAGGCTCTGGGGGTGCCGCAGATACGGGTAGAGGGCTATGAAGCCGATGATGTGATGGCTACCTGTGCCGCCGTTGCACGGCAGCGGGATATGAGCTGCTACGTGGTGTCCGGGGACAAGGACCTGCTGCAGCTGGTGGAGGGGTCGGTGCGAATCCTGAAGCCGGATAAAAGCGGGCTGCAGGAGATGGATCGTGCCGGGGTGTTTGATGCCTGGGGGGTGTATCCGGAGCAGATCCTGGACTATCTCTCGCTTGTTGGTGACAGTTCCGACAACATACCCGGGGTAAAGGGGATCGGCGCCAAGACTGCTGTCGCTTTGCTGGAGCGCTTCACCACCCTTGACGGGATTTACCAGCACCTGGATCAGGTTACTTCCAAAAGCCAGCAGACCAAGCTTGCCGATGGACGGGAGAATGCCTATCTGAGCCGCGATTTGATCCGGCTGGTCGAGGATGTACAGCTGCCCCTCGAGCTTGAGGAACTCAGAACCGAGCGCTTGAACCTGTCCCGGGCAGTGCCGATTCTGCTGCGGGAGGATATTCAGTCTCTGGCTCGCGAAATGGGCTGGAGCGAAACCGCTGATACCGGAGCTGTGGCGCACCCCAGTCACGCTGATGGTCTTGTGTCGGATCGGGCGGCTGATGCGACAGCGCCATCTGCACCTGGCCTGCAGGGGGAGCTCCCTCTGGAGGAGGTTCACGGGCCGTCCGGGGAACCGCCGCAGGGGCATGTCGCACCGGATAACAGTCCCGGCAGCTACACCCTGGTTACCGATATGGCATCTCTGGAGGAGTGGATCGAGCGTGCCCGGAAGGCCGGGGTGTGTGCAATAGATACCGAGACCGACTCCCTTGATGAGATGTCGGCGCGTCTTGTCGGCTTTTCGCTCAGCTTTGCGGCGGGCAGCGGCTGCTACTGTCCCCTGTCGGGGCCGAACGGAGAGGTGCTGCCGCAGCAAGAGGCCCTGCAGCTGCTGGCCAGCCTGACCGGGGATACCGGGGTGGTGCTGGTGCTGCAGAATGCAAAGTACGACATCAAGGTGCTGCAGAATCACGGGGTGCCGCTTTCCCGGGTCGGGTTTGATACCATGCTGGCTGCCTGGGTGCTGGATGCCGCAGCTGGCAGTTTCGGGATGGATGCATTGGCCGAGCGCCTGCTAGGCTATCGTACCACAAAATACGGCGATATCGTCCCCAAGGGCGGCAGCTTTGCCCAGGTGGAGCTGGAGACCGCTGCTGGTTACGCTGCCGAGGATGCCGATATCACCCTCCGTCTGTATCACCAGCTGGAGCCCCAGCTGCGCAGCCGCAAGCTGGAGAGGATCTACTATGATATTGAACTGCCGCTGATTCAGGTGCTGGCAGAGATGGAAATGACCGGTATCCAGGTTGATACTGGCTACCTTGCGCAGCTCAGTCAGGAGCTGGAGGGGCGCCTGCAGCGAATCACCGATGAGATTTACGAAATTGTGGGATATCAGTTCAACATCAACAGTACACAGCAGCTGCAGACCGTGTTGTTTACCGAACGAGGGTTGCAACCCAGGAAAAAGACCAAGTCAGGATACTCGACCGATGTATCGGTTCTGCAGGAACTGGCCAAGGAGGACCCGGTGCCGGATCTGATACTGCAGTACCGACGCCTGGCAAAACTCAAGTCCACCTATGTGGATGCCCTGCCAAAGCTGGTTAATCCTGCAACCGGGCGGATTCATACCCATTACCAGCAAACCGGTACCGCGACCGGCAGGCTGTCCAGCAAGGACCCGAACCTGCAAAACATTCCGATCCGGGATGACGAGGGGCGAAAGATTCGTGCTGCCTTCCGCCCACGCAGCGGCTGGGTATTTGTAAGTGCCGATTACGCCCAGATAGAGCTCGTGGTGCTGGCTCATCTCAGCGCGGATCCTGGTCTGCAGCGCGCCTTTCGCGAGGGCGAGGATGTGCACCGGTCTACCGGGGCCCTGATCTTCCAGACCGCACCGGACAGGGTTTCTGCCGAACAACGACGGATTGCCAAGACGATCAATTTCGGGGTGATGTACGGTATGTCAGCTTTCCGGTTGAGTCGGGAGCTGGGGATCCCGCGAGCCGAGGCTGATCGCTTTATCGAGGCCTATTTTGCAACCTATCCTGGTATCCAGCAGTTCGTGGCCGAGACGGTGCAGCGCGCGGAGCAGACCGGGCGCAGCACCACCCTGTTGGGGCGTGAGCGCAGCATTCCGGCTATTCACAGCCGCAACAAGAACGAAAAAAGCGGAGCAGAACGAATCGCGGTTAACACCCCGATTCAGGGGAC
- a CDS encoding flagellar export chaperone FlgN — protein MYSEHEITQREAVLRKLRRMLERQRERFQDYLHVLDTQQSAIAQDNLDALEQQVELETSVLEQIVQTQKTIAPLEQMYQQLNGGTAFPADIAAMQTNLTEMRSRISAHNADNRARLSRQIEQMRHKVAQLRIPNRHTSPYAAAGGGSMVDIQG, from the coding sequence ATGTATTCGGAACACGAGATCACTCAGCGGGAGGCGGTATTGCGCAAGCTTCGCCGTATGCTGGAGCGCCAGCGGGAGCGCTTTCAGGATTATCTGCATGTTCTGGATACCCAGCAGTCCGCTATCGCACAGGATAATCTGGATGCTCTGGAGCAGCAGGTGGAGCTGGAGACCTCGGTGCTGGAGCAGATCGTGCAGACCCAGAAAACCATTGCCCCGCTGGAGCAGATGTACCAGCAGCTGAACGGCGGCACAGCCTTTCCTGCCGACATTGCAGCCATGCAGACCAACCTTACCGAGATGCGCAGCCGCATTTCGGCCCATAACGCCGATAACCGGGCCCGGTTATCGCGACAGATCGAGCAGATGCGCCACAAGGTGGCCCAGCTGCGCATACCAAACCGGCACACCTCGCCGTATGCCGCTGCCGGCGGCGGCAGCATGGTGGATATTCAGGGCTGA
- a CDS encoding PhoH family protein: MADLTGKSFVIDTNVFIHRPDAVLSFRDSEIVVPLWVLEELDKLKSFSDERGRNARHAIRFLESVGKGGRLSEGAKLENGSILRVELDHAHDINVDLQIDKNDNKIILAAYKLQQEGREVFFVSKDINARVKATALGLRAVDYEKQKVNIDTLYSGWMHVNTSRENIDYLEEWGTLQWPDRLIPNQFTALHAGNAEEITLARYSADQGCLLHVDHKMPSVGGIRPLNEEQRMALELLLDDSVQLVSLVGKAGTGKTLLAIAAGLKMVMEDKTYQRVLVSRPVIPMGKDIGYLPGAKNEKLSHWMQPLFDNLEFILSVYKKPNVKTPDQLINNKVIELEALSYIRGRSLPEQFIIIDEAQNLSPHEVKTIVSRAGEGSKVVLTGDPYQIDSPYLDSSSNGLTFMVEAFKGQDLFGHVTLTKSERSRLAELAAELL, translated from the coding sequence ATGGCTGATCTAACAGGAAAATCTTTCGTTATCGACACCAATGTTTTCATTCATCGCCCGGATGCGGTATTGAGCTTCCGTGACAGCGAGATTGTCGTGCCACTGTGGGTGCTGGAGGAGCTCGACAAACTGAAGAGCTTTAGCGATGAACGCGGCCGCAACGCCCGGCATGCGATCCGGTTTCTGGAGAGCGTGGGAAAAGGCGGTCGCCTGAGCGAGGGGGCCAAGCTGGAGAACGGCTCCATTCTGCGGGTGGAACTCGACCACGCCCATGACATCAATGTTGACCTGCAGATCGACAAAAACGACAACAAGATTATCCTGGCTGCCTACAAGCTGCAGCAGGAGGGCCGTGAGGTCTTTTTTGTCTCGAAGGATATCAATGCCAGGGTCAAGGCGACAGCCCTGGGGCTGCGTGCGGTGGACTACGAAAAGCAGAAGGTTAACATCGATACCCTGTACAGCGGCTGGATGCATGTGAACACCAGTCGGGAAAATATCGACTACCTGGAGGAGTGGGGTACCCTGCAGTGGCCGGATCGGCTGATTCCCAATCAGTTTACCGCCCTGCATGCCGGCAATGCAGAGGAGATCACCCTGGCGCGCTACAGCGCTGATCAGGGATGCCTGCTACATGTGGATCACAAGATGCCCTCGGTCGGGGGGATACGACCGCTGAACGAAGAACAGCGCATGGCACTCGAACTGCTGCTGGATGATTCGGTGCAGCTGGTTTCGCTGGTGGGCAAGGCAGGCACCGGAAAGACCCTGCTGGCAATCGCCGCCGGCCTCAAGATGGTCATGGAGGACAAAACCTATCAGCGGGTACTGGTGAGCCGACCGGTTATCCCGATGGGCAAGGATATCGGGTATCTGCCGGGGGCCAAGAACGAGAAGCTGTCACACTGGATGCAGCCCCTGTTCGACAACCTTGAGTTTATCCTGAGTGTCTACAAGAAGCCCAACGTGAAAACCCCGGATCAGCTGATCAACAACAAGGTGATAGAACTGGAGGCCCTGTCCTATATTCGCGGGCGGAGTCTGCCGGAACAGTTTATTATAATCGACGAAGCCCAGAACCTTTCGCCGCATGAGGTCAAGACTATAGTCAGTCGTGCCGGGGAGGGGTCCAAGGTTGTGCTGACAGGGGATCCCTATCAGATTGACAGCCCCTACCTGGACTCAAGCTCAAACGGGCTGACCTTTATGGTGGAGGCCTTCAAGGGGCAGGATCTGTTCGGTCATGTCACCCTTACCAAGAGCGAGCGCAGTCGGCTGGCAGAACTGGCGGCAGAACTGCTGTAG
- a CDS encoding DNA repair helicase XPB, with protein sequence MNTPLIVQSDGSILLDVHDPGADEARSAIAGFTELIKSPEHMHTYRITPLSVWNGASAGLQLAEIEQSLSGYSRFPVPGNILFQLRDLYSRYGVITMHATDEEGILELQVHNPDVLAELQENRELNKLTEQTASGFRLHLYQRGTVKQTLIHIGYPVQDLAPLAEGEDYPFALRKTTTSGRPFAPREYQVAAVESFVGDGRPGTGFGTVVLACGAGKTIVGMQAMYRLQTSTLILTTNIAAVHQWIRELVDKTDIPREDIGEYTGERKEIKPITVATYQILVWRPDVESDFPHFSLFSSRRWGLIIYDEVHLLPAPMFRVTAEIQAVRRIGLTATLVREDGREGDVFSLVGPKRYDVPWKELEERGWIAAAECHEIRLPLPAELKIPYATADKRAKFRIASENPLKIEATRQLIAKHPQDAILVIGQYVAQLKKLAAELNAPLITGSTPNQQREEIYQQFRDGEQRIIVVSKVANFAIDLPDASMAIQVSGTFGSRQEEAQRLGRILRPKDRNVLFFSLVSRFTTEEQFSANRQKFLTEQGYKYHIELYDPEV encoded by the coding sequence ATGAACACCCCCCTGATCGTCCAGAGCGATGGTTCCATTCTGCTGGATGTCCATGACCCCGGCGCCGATGAGGCGCGTTCCGCAATTGCCGGCTTTACCGAGCTGATCAAATCACCGGAACACATGCACACCTATCGAATAACCCCGCTCTCCGTCTGGAACGGGGCATCAGCCGGGCTGCAGCTTGCGGAGATAGAACAGAGTCTGTCGGGATACAGCCGGTTTCCGGTTCCCGGTAACATCCTGTTCCAGCTGCGCGATCTCTACAGCCGCTACGGGGTAATAACCATGCACGCCACCGATGAAGAAGGGATACTGGAGCTGCAGGTGCATAATCCCGATGTCCTGGCAGAGCTCCAGGAAAACCGCGAACTGAACAAGTTGACCGAACAGACTGCCAGCGGGTTTCGACTGCACCTGTACCAGCGCGGAACGGTAAAGCAAACCCTGATTCACATCGGCTATCCGGTACAGGACCTCGCGCCACTGGCAGAGGGTGAGGACTATCCCTTTGCGCTGCGGAAAACCACCACATCCGGCCGGCCGTTTGCCCCGCGCGAGTACCAGGTCGCCGCCGTCGAAAGCTTTGTCGGCGATGGACGGCCGGGCACCGGATTCGGTACGGTGGTACTGGCCTGTGGGGCCGGCAAGACCATTGTCGGTATGCAGGCAATGTATCGTTTACAGACCAGTACCCTGATCCTCACCACCAACATCGCGGCCGTGCACCAGTGGATTCGCGAGCTGGTCGATAAAACCGACATCCCCCGTGAGGACATCGGCGAGTATACAGGTGAGCGCAAGGAGATCAAACCGATCACCGTGGCAACCTACCAGATCCTGGTGTGGCGCCCCGATGTCGAGTCGGATTTTCCTCATTTTTCCCTGTTCAGCAGCCGTCGCTGGGGATTGATCATATACGACGAGGTACATCTCCTGCCGGCACCCATGTTCCGGGTTACCGCAGAAATCCAGGCGGTACGCCGTATCGGGCTTACCGCAACCCTGGTGCGCGAGGATGGTCGGGAAGGGGATGTTTTCTCGCTGGTAGGACCAAAACGCTACGATGTCCCGTGGAAAGAGCTTGAGGAGCGCGGCTGGATCGCCGCAGCCGAGTGCCACGAGATCCGCCTGCCGCTGCCAGCCGAACTGAAAATCCCCTACGCTACCGCCGATAAGCGGGCCAAGTTCCGTATCGCCAGCGAGAATCCCCTCAAGATCGAGGCAACCAGACAGCTGATTGCCAAGCATCCCCAGGATGCAATCCTGGTAATCGGGCAGTACGTTGCCCAGCTCAAGAAGCTGGCAGCCGAACTCAATGCCCCGCTGATAACCGGCAGCACCCCCAATCAGCAGCGAGAAGAGATTTACCAGCAGTTTCGCGACGGAGAACAGCGGATTATCGTAGTCTCCAAGGTGGCCAACTTCGCCATCGACCTGCCGGATGCCTCGATGGCCATTCAGGTGTCCGGCACCTTTGGCTCCCGTCAGGAAGAGGCCCAGCGACTTGGCCGCATCCTGCGCCCGAAGGATCGCAATGTACTGTTCTTCTCGCTGGTCAGTCGTTTTACCACCGAGGAGCAGTTCAGCGCCAACCGCCAGAAATTCCTTACCGAGCAGGGCTACAAATACCATATTGAACTCTACGACCCCGAGGTATAA
- a CDS encoding polysaccharide deacetylase family protein, with the protein MGIPNAVTRNRGSLRLSRHRLILQPWTLVTLWFAVMGAVVLPVSAETVFSSVRVSTGNELLFEAGLQAPGFGAYRTAFLADMEDRSLAQLTIFPERVSRIPGSQQLRVHNRFGLFHLDTDSGVVEPAAHYPAFTRGDAIRTGKLPPLSVSPDGQFLVFFRKSSPAYGDLVLYDVHSEQETVLAEYTPLRLDRVPVSWAPDGANLVYSAGGQLYYFSLQQHRRGRVSEAHMRQLGPGQIQSVQWGHSGSLYYIRGSLVYRIRPNELFARTLYQDIIRIGTMVGKLPFVFDGNFDRFTIAPDGSTMLFTKSERTVFLLYLQGDDYTSTGEVSSLPYLYLPRNARVADIAWSRDDLVTLITTSLRNGEPHHELFRLDLAGDTRSFQFERVPQEGVLGLALDSRHSRILLRTVDGIEIRRYRDWELLDAHAHPKVLHALWLDDTRIALAGPERYEVFDTAAGQARWAGFAAPRTIGFGATSGRPVVSAGGTVREWLTDEQRWIEPTSEELQPPQQVNQHFRVFLESQPEGTPYRNLVMLREDRGVATRRLFDLPPRRYEPFPEYDDEIDFRVFSHGSRIRRREVALVFNAADGVEGLATILQVLRDYGIRATFFVNGEFIERNPAAAREIAESGHEVGNMFHAHFDMTDTRFRMTPDFIQHGLARNEDDFFAASGRELSLIWHAPYYYVSSGILDAAEELGYAYIGRDVDALDWVPKRTQDGGSGLYRRSPELVERIIDQKQPGSIIAMQVGVPGEDQLDGGRDDYLFQYLDVLVNALIERGYSFVPVSTLRDRVQ; encoded by the coding sequence ATGGGTATACCGAATGCTGTTACAAGAAATCGAGGTTCGCTGCGTCTGTCGCGGCATCGCCTGATACTGCAGCCATGGACGCTGGTCACACTGTGGTTTGCAGTGATGGGGGCAGTAGTCCTTCCGGTTTCGGCCGAGACTGTTTTTTCCTCTGTACGGGTGTCCACCGGGAATGAGCTGCTGTTCGAGGCAGGGCTGCAGGCTCCCGGTTTCGGTGCCTATCGCACTGCATTCCTGGCAGATATGGAGGATCGATCGCTTGCCCAGCTGACGATCTTTCCCGAGCGGGTGTCCCGGATACCCGGCAGTCAACAGCTGCGGGTCCACAACCGGTTCGGGCTGTTTCACCTGGATACCGATAGCGGGGTCGTAGAGCCGGCGGCGCATTATCCTGCCTTCACCCGGGGTGATGCAATCAGAACCGGCAAGCTCCCGCCACTCAGTGTATCTCCCGATGGCCAGTTTCTGGTCTTTTTCCGAAAATCATCCCCGGCGTACGGGGATCTGGTGCTGTACGATGTGCACTCCGAGCAGGAAACCGTACTGGCCGAGTATACACCGCTGCGTCTGGACAGGGTTCCGGTGAGCTGGGCGCCGGATGGTGCCAATCTGGTGTACAGTGCCGGGGGACAGTTGTACTACTTCTCACTGCAGCAGCATCGCCGCGGACGTGTTTCCGAGGCGCATATGCGGCAACTGGGGCCCGGTCAGATCCAGAGTGTGCAATGGGGACACTCCGGCAGTCTGTACTATATTCGCGGCTCGCTGGTGTATCGTATCCGTCCCAACGAGTTATTTGCCCGTACCCTGTATCAGGATATTATCCGGATCGGTACGATGGTGGGCAAGCTGCCCTTTGTTTTCGACGGCAATTTTGATCGCTTCACTATCGCCCCCGACGGCAGCACGATGTTGTTTACCAAATCAGAGCGCACTGTCTTTCTGCTGTATCTGCAGGGGGATGACTACACCTCCACTGGCGAGGTGTCTTCGTTGCCGTATCTGTATCTGCCGCGCAATGCCCGTGTCGCTGATATCGCCTGGTCACGTGATGATCTGGTAACCCTGATAACTACCTCGCTGCGTAACGGAGAGCCGCATCATGAACTGTTCAGACTGGATCTGGCCGGGGATACCCGCAGTTTTCAGTTCGAGCGTGTGCCACAGGAAGGCGTGCTTGGGCTGGCTCTGGACAGTCGCCATTCACGTATCCTGCTGCGAACCGTAGATGGTATCGAGATTCGCCGGTATCGCGACTGGGAGCTGCTGGATGCACATGCGCACCCGAAGGTGTTGCATGCACTGTGGCTGGATGATACCCGCATTGCCCTGGCAGGTCCTGAACGCTACGAGGTGTTCGATACCGCGGCCGGTCAGGCCCGGTGGGCAGGCTTCGCGGCACCTCGGACTATCGGGTTTGGCGCGACAAGCGGTCGCCCGGTGGTGTCTGCCGGGGGAACGGTACGTGAATGGCTGACAGACGAACAGCGCTGGATTGAACCGACATCTGAAGAACTGCAGCCTCCCCAGCAGGTAAATCAGCATTTCCGGGTGTTTCTGGAAAGCCAACCCGAGGGCACCCCGTACCGCAACCTGGTAATGCTGCGGGAGGATCGCGGTGTAGCCACCCGGCGGCTGTTCGATCTTCCGCCACGACGCTACGAACCCTTTCCTGAATATGATGACGAGATCGATTTCCGGGTGTTCTCGCACGGATCGCGAATCCGGCGTCGGGAGGTTGCGCTGGTCTTCAACGCAGCCGATGGTGTAGAGGGACTGGCCACAATTCTGCAGGTACTGCGGGATTACGGAATTCGTGCTACGTTCTTTGTGAATGGCGAGTTTATCGAACGCAATCCGGCAGCAGCCCGTGAGATTGCCGAGTCCGGTCATGAAGTGGGAAACATGTTCCATGCCCATTTTGATATGACCGATACCCGCTTTCGCATGACACCGGACTTTATCCAGCACGGGCTGGCCAGAAATGAGGACGATTTCTTTGCGGCTTCCGGACGGGAGCTATCGCTTATCTGGCATGCGCCGTATTATTATGTCAGTTCCGGCATTCTTGATGCTGCCGAGGAACTGGGGTACGCATACATCGGGCGAGATGTGGATGCACTTGACTGGGTGCCGAAACGGACGCAAGATGGGGGTTCCGGCCTGTATCGCCGGAGTCCGGAACTGGTTGAGCGAATTATCGACCAGAAGCAGCCCGGCTCTATTATCGCCATGCAGGTGGGGGTTCCGGGCGAGGATCAGCTTGATGGCGGAAGGGATGACTATCTCTTCCAGTATCTCGATGTGCTGGTGAACGCCTTGATTGAACGAGGATATAGTTTCGTACCGGTCTCGACGTTACGGGACCGGGTGCAATGA